cacacacacacacatatatatatatatatgtgtgtgtgtgtgtgtgtgtgtgtgtgtgtgtgtgtgtgtgtacagagagagagagagagctgtgtgtgtgtatgtatacatacatcTTGTTGTGTACCATTGCAGTAGAACTCCTACCTGGGTCGGCCACGAAGGTTTCTGCTGCTTGGTTGAAGCCCAACATCTTACATATCACGCTGCCATCCAATCTGTCAAAActgtcatcacacacagtgcCCCAGATCCCATCATGCTTCACTTCCACTCGACCTCGAGATCTGCCCGGCACCAGACGCACATTCACTAGTGACACAAAGACGCAGCATTTAACAGAACTCCCCCTTCTTTTCATCCTGgaccaaaaataaatagttcttaCAGTTTTGTACATAGTGGGTCAGGagccatgtactgtatatatcaagAGCATTAAACCAGAATCTACAAGCAGATCTTTGAAGTCTTCATGATGTTCAGTCAAACAGTTTTAATTAGACCGAAAGATAGAGCTCTGCTGAAAGTCACTAGTCCAAACTTACTTTCTGCATCTCCTTTGTCTCCTTTAGGGCCAGGAGGGCCTGCAGAGAAAAATCACATAAttgacagaaaattaaattcacTTCGACCAGAAATGTGTCCAGAAGAATCTTCACTGGACCAGTTCAGTAGGgctaaagaaacaaaaaagtttaGAGAGACGGAAACAGCTCTAGTGAACACAAAATGCATGTACAGGCAATAGGCAGACACAAGAGATATGTCCagaggaaagacaggagacaggtccagaggagagacaggagacaggaCTAGAGGATAGGCAGGAAACACGCTTAAAGGAGAGACAGGGAGACAGGTCTagagaggagagacaggagacagggagacagaTCTAGATTCGAGACAGGGGAACAGATTTGGAGGAGAATCATGAGAAAGGAGACAGGTCTGGAggagagacaggagacaggTCTAGACTAGAGACAGGTCTAGAGCAGAAACAGGACACAGGTCTAGAAGAGAGACAGGAGACAAGGAGACAGTTCTAGATGAGAGACAAGAAACACGTCAAGAGGAGATACAGGAGACAAGTCTAGTGGAGATACAGGAGTCAGAGACAGTTATAGAGGAGAGACAGAACTCAGGTCTAGAGGAGAGACAGAAGACAGATCGAGAGGAGATACTGGGGACAGGTCTAAAGGAGAGACAGGAGTCAGAGACGGATATAGTGGAGAGACAGGAGGGTCTTTAGTCGAGAAGGGAGACTGGGGCCAAGGTAAGACTGTCTCATTGACGATGAGGGAATGTCTGtaatcttgttttattttcctctttataAATAAGTTCCAGGTGGCTGttatggaccaggaagtagcaaagattagtcaggatgaagtgaggaggatattgaagaggatgaagagtggaaaggcagtcaatCCTGATGATACACCTGAGGAgttatggaagtgtctaggagtggtggcagtagagtttctgactggcttgttcaacaggatcttagatagtgagaagatgcctgaggaatggaggagaagtgtgctggtgcccatttttaagaacagagatgtacagagttgtggcaactacagaggaataaagctgatgagccatacaatgaagttatgggaaagagtagttgaagccagactaagggcagaagtgagcctgtgtgagtagcagtatggtttcatctacagatgtagtatttgctttgaggatgttgatagagaagtacagagaaggtcagacggagctgcattgtgtttttgtagatctggagaaagcttatgacagggtgcccagagaggaactgtggtattgtatgaggaagtctggagtggcagagaagtatgttagagctgtgcaggacatgtatgaggactgtaagacagtggtgaggtgtgctgtaggatgacaaaggagttcaaagtggaggtgggactgcatcagggatcagcgctgagccccttcttgttcgctatggtgatggacaggctgacagacgaggttagacaggaatctccatggactatgatgtttgcagaggacattgtgatctgtagtgagagcagggaacaggtggaggagaagctagagaggtggaggtttgtcctggaaaggagaggaatgaaggttagccgcagtaagacagagtacatgtgtgtgaatgagagggacccaagtggaagagtgaagttacagggtGAGGatggtggaggattttaagtagttagggtcaacagtccagagcaatggagagtgtggaaaagaggtgaagaagcgtgtacaggcaggatggtactggtggagaaaagtgtcaggtgtgatgtgtgatagaagagtttcagctaaaatgaaaggaaaggtgtacaaaaaaagaccagcaatgttgtttggtctagagacagtgtcactgaggaaaagacaggagacagagctggagctagcagagatgaagatactgaggttctctctgggagtgaccaggatggataggatcaggaatgagtacatcagagggacagcacatgttagaggttttggagatagagtcagagaggccagactgagatggtttggacatgtccagaggagagatagtgaatatattggtggaaggatgctgagttttgaactgccaggcaggaggcctagaggaagaccaaagaggaggtttatggatgtagtgaaagaggacatgaaggtagttggtgtgagagaagaggatgcagaagacagggttagatggaggcagctgattcgctgtggcgacccctgaaggaaaagcccaaagcagaagaagaggaagattcCAGATTGAATACTTCTGATCTATTCAGTTCCTTGGAATGTAAAGACCAATTCACCTTGAGCTCCGGTGATGCCTGGAGATCCAGGTTGGCCTGGTAACAAGACAACATGAGATCTTATTAAAACTGCCAGCTTAAAGACCCAGTGTCAGTCGCGGTATGTTCACATGTCCGCCAGTGACATCAGGAGTCAGGTTCAACAAGGGGAACAACTAGAACTGATATGACACTTGAACAGATTTCAGTGATGTGCTCTGAAGAGGAAGATGTTTCAGTTTCAGTCTGAAGGAACTGCTGATGTGCCTCTCATATCTTTACTATCTTTATTATCACAAGTCACAGTTGATCAGAATACTGAGCCACTCTaccagcagctagcagcaggcTAGTACTAGTGATTATCTTGGTAAATGGAAAGCCTTCACTGAACCTTGGGAACCTGCTTCACCTCTAGTGGCTTCTGTTCTCTCGTCAGGGCAGATCTGGGACATATTCCAATACGGTCATTGAAAGACCTCTGATTGATCACTGGGTGAAGGCTACCGTTTGAGCCAAGAAGGGGAGGGATTCACCTGAAGctaagaacaggaagtgactttaAAGGGCGTTCAGCGGTTTTAGGCTTCATTCAGGTAATAGGCCAGCTGCACCTGCACCCTtctttgttacatcccgcttcaaagcggagATGTGTTGTTATTATCAGAGTTCCTCTgtttgtccgtccaccaaatatcttcacaaccgttgcagatagaaagatgatacaaaaagcacattactctggcagcgaaggggatgaaaatgagatgatgacctttgtacactcgggaaccagataagatagaaagacgagggagaaggccagtgtgtgtaagaccatatgaaagtaggtcagggtaaaattttgaattcaggggtgttgtgggatgttacagtctgtgactgccttggttctactTGTTGCTGTCGTTGTGTGTATTATCACTTTCTATATAATTTACTCCACACTTTTTCGCGTTCCTGTTGCCAGAAACCAGCTTTAAGTCTAGTGTGGTGTTCCAGTAGAGAATGCAGAGAACCTGAAGGTCCAGGAGGACCAGGGATTCCTGGCTGTCCTTTTTGTCCGTCAAGCCCAGGAGTTCCAACAGGTCCAGGAGATCCTGGCAGCACACAACAATACACAAATCCTTCaatatcacacacacctgtacctgttGATGTGCACAACGTGACATTTACCTTTTTCCCCGGGGATCCCCATGTCACCCTTCTCTCCTGGATGTCCTGCAGACAAATGACAGCGGACCATAGTCAGAAGTCAAAGCTTCATGTCTGTCAGCACTGACTAGGACCGGCTTCCTCCAGCTGGTGTGATAGATGTCACCTTCAAGGAGGACACCCTCCCAACTTACCAATGGAATCTCACTGATGCAAGACAAAAATATGTTCACAGTATTCCATGTTGTCAAGTCAGGGTGGATGGACCGGCACTACCAGTATCAGGCCTTACCTGGGATTCCAGGCTCGCCTGCCTCTCCTTTTGCAGCTGGTCTTTCAATTCCTTGGGCTCCAGGGGCCCCTGGTGGACCTCTGGGACCTGTTTTCACAATGATGATCATAATTAACTGGATTTTTAgtgtgtatttactgtaaatctgTAATGCTGAGTGTGCAGGTTGTATGAAACCCAGCATGTCAGCAGAAAAACTGATGAAGAGCAGAAgttaaagaggaagagaaactgTTTCATAACCATCTCCTGATTTATGTTCCCATCCAGTTAATAACCTCAGTGAACATCATGTCAAGAGTCTGTAGACAGCACACGTCTGATTGACACATCATCAAACACGTCATCACACATGCTGATGATCAACACATCATCACACATGATGATCAACACGTCGTCACACATGCTGATGATAATCAACAAGTCATCATACATGCTCCAGTCTGGATTAAAGCACTAATGTTGTCCAGCTTGGGTTAAGTTTTTTGCCTTAAGTTAGACTCAGCTGTCTGTAGGATCTGAACCTGTGCCTCTGATTATGGGAACGTGGGCACACCACCAGGATTATAACATTCATAAGGTCCTCACTGAGGGTGTAGTCAGACTGAACATGGAAGAGGCGTCCAGCACACGTGTGATGAGGTGCAGTGAGAGGACAGAGAGGTGTGACCAGTGGGATGGAGATGTTCTCTTTCTCGTTCCACCCAACAACTGAACAGGTCTGACTATGAAGGTGGATCACGTtaaggagctgctgctgcatatGATTGGTGGATCAGACAGAAGCCTGTCACCAACACATTCTAACGGTTTGAAGCCCGGAGCGCAGCGATGATGGTAATGACCTGGTATCCCTGGACCTCCTGGCTCTCCCTTCAGTCCCATGTCACCTTTGGGTCCTGGGGGCCCAGGAACACTGCTGCTACCTGCAAAGTACAGATAGGTGTTATAATACCGGCTGTaatcaggagtgtgtgtgtgtgtgtgtgtgtgtgtgtgtgtgtgtgtgtgtgtgtgtgtgtgtgtgtgtgtgtgtgtgtgtgtgtgtgtgtgtgtgtgtgtgtgtgtgtgtgtgtgtgtgtttgtgtgtgaacgaGTGAGGTGTAAGCTCGAGTAGAAGTCCAGTTTGGATGGATTTATTATCTATCATCCCTGTCAGCACCAGACAACAGATGATCAGGTCATCAACGCAGTGTGAACTTCAGGAGTGAGGAGTGAGGCTCCAACTACAACCTTAGTAGAATATCCCACCATTGGATGTCACCCAGAACATCTTTTTCACTAGAAATACCCTCGTTTTGCCCTTTGTCTTTCATCAACTCACCTTGGAGACCTCTCTCTCCAGGTGGTCCTGGAGGTCCTGACGGTCCATCTCTGCCTGGTGGACCAGGAAGGCCTGAAGACACAGAACCGTTAGAACCGACAGCTCGCTTAGCAGATTGTTGTTATGTGTTGGAAAAAGAGGGCAACCCAAAACATGAcaatgtgaggttttcaagtgagcttattcaaatacataggtggggagataaatCTCTGCAGGGAACTTAGTGCCTACCTGGCTGCAATGTGATGTTGGTCACTTTGTGGTCCAGCTTCACGGTGCTAGTGTTGAGTCGGTACAGGTCGGATCTTATCCTCTCCAGCTGACCCTCATCTCCACACAGGCTATTGACCTGTTGTCATAGCGACCAACAGAAACATGACTCAAACATTTCACTGACCGTGTCTTTGCTCTGTCTTCACGTCTGTCTCCCTCCAAAGCCTGACTTTTTTCTGGTTTGACCTACATGGCACGTCGGCTAATGTTTGACATGGTTCCATCTAACGTCCTGAACTTCACACAAGGACTCTTCTGCTTGTGGAACATCACTGGATTTTGTCAGCTCATACTGTAGTATTTGTTCTGATCTCAAACACAAATTGAAAACTAATCTTCCTCCATGAACTTGTTTATCTGCAGATTCTTTAATGGAAGGAGtatcacatcacacacaaggtTTTATGTCGTTAACTTATTCAAATGAATTCTTTGGGTTTACAGACATttcatccaagaggtttcttcatTTCTAGTCGATGTTCTGGGAGCTTTTGAAAATCCACTCTCTCCACCAGTCAGTCATAACTGAAGAAACATCTCAGATGAAATATCTTCAAAGCCTACGACATCAAGCTACTTCAGATTTAACCTCAAAGGATCACCACAGCCTGTTCACTACGAATCTTCACCGGCaactttgtttttatattaaatgtaaGGGTCAGACTGAAAATTTCATGATAATCCGAAGACTGAGGATGCTATCGCATTAGCTTCAGCCACAGGGCGATCTATCTCATGCTCTGCTGTGTGGATGTGATGAAAATAGTTGACAACAGGATTTTCTCACCAAACTTACTGAGTGTAGGTGTGTCTGAAAACGGCGACGTCATCAAGATAACATCAagatgtcatcatgatgtcattATGATGTCACCGATAACTGattcattttgtaaatattaatCAAATTGGGCAGATTCCGCCACTTTGTGCTCCAACAGCGGTGCTAACCGCACCTCaatcaaccctaacccctaaccccgaacccttaaccactaaaccctaactcttAACCCCTTACCCTTAACCcttaccccctaaccctaacccctaacccaacctaacctaaccttaaccctaacgtctaacacCGAACTCTGTGAACATGCTAGCTGGCTTGTGAAAGTGAGCGTCAGCACAGGTGCTAACAATCACACTGACAACCGGTGATGCTTCCAGGTGCATTGTTCCCACGGTAACAGCGTTCACACAGCAGAGACGTTCTGAATTTTGGTTCTGAAGTCTTGGACACACTAAACCCTAAAAATGAACACTGAGGTGGTGAAATGACCCCGACGGGAAGAGCTGAAGGAACTTCTCTGACCATGTGACTGTTCTGATGTTCAGACTGTAACACAACCAACATTTCCAACTTGTTAGCGTCTGTCTCCAGCTATGCTAACAGACAGGCTAAAGATGAGTGTGATACCAACGCGTCTTTAAGTAGGGTTCATGACGCTCATCCAACACGCTCAGGTAAACCATTAGCAGAGGAGGACCTGGCTCTGGAGATCCCGCAGGCGGCCCctcaggttcctggtgtcttgACTGTTGTTTTGGACGAGAACTTGAAGGGCGTCACCACTGTGTTCGGGTCCCAGAGGGATGTGATCGGATGACAGTTTCTGTGACTGGGGGCTGGATAGTGAAGACTCCAACTTGAACACTGGGATGGAGGGGAGAGAATCAGTGAGCAGAACGCAGCCAGTTTGATGTGAGAGTCCAGGATGAGGTTTGGATGAAGAACATCCAACGGCAGTTACAACACACTTTAACAGCAGTAACATCATcttccatccacccatcatctaTCAAttatccgtccatccatccatccatccatccatcattcatccattatccgtccatccatccatccatccatctcttgtGGATGAGATGactaattgttgttgttttaagcTGCTGTTACCACCCTGCAGATCATGGGGGTTATtggagcctctcccagctgactacaggtggGAGGTGGAGCACACCCCGGACCTGTAGaacgctcacactcacatctacatGATCGCTTCACGTCAGctgatgtttttggaggtggaggaagctggaaaacctggagagaacccacacagacacgtggagaacatacaaactccatacAGAGATTGGAGTTTGTATGGagtttgaacccagaaccttctggctctgaggcaacagcgccacccactgcaccTTTGTGCTACCTTTCATTATCACTGAGTGCAATTGAAACTTGTAGCACTGCTAATGGTAGCACTACGACTAGCAGAGTACTTCCTGCTCAACAggaatggaccaatcagagggggTCAGTAAGCTGATTAGTGGTtttatcagccaatcagaaccagctGTGTGAATCTCGACCTGAACATTCTGACATCACCAGAACCAGGCCAGAGTCTGGTACTGGTGTTGTGTCGGGGGTGTTTCTGTGTGAGGGTCCTGTGAGGCGCCTTTGGTACCTTTGAAAAAGAGAAAGGCGTTCAGGGCGGTCTGAAGGATGAGGTAAACGACCAGCACGATCACACACCAGTTTCTTCTTGGCTTTGCCGGCTTcaaatctgaaacacaaacagcataGAGTCATCATCAGGATACGTTCAAACGGTCACTGTGGGATGTCAGCAGGTCCCAGTGTGTCCACAGCCGTGTTTCCAGGTGATACCTGAATTCATAGATACATAATTCATGAatacatctatccatccatccatccatccatccatctattaaACCTCAGCCCTGGTTCCAGTGCTGTCATCCAGTTCTTGTCAGCAGATATTAAGTCTTGTTTCTGGCGTGTATCTGGTGGGACGCCCTGCACCAGTCAGCAGTGCAGACCTGATTCTATCTGCCTGTCAGAACTTCACACTAATAGCTCGTGTTCTTACTGGTACCTCAGTTTCGTTTAAATTTGACTTTCTACCCTCTATTAGATTGATGGACAGATTCCTGGCTGCAGGTTCAGCATCTTGAACCTTAGAAAGGGTTAGGATATTTACTAGTAAACAGAAGATTTATTGTTCTATTTTCTGAGCTCTAATCAAGTCACATTAGTTACCCAACATCCAACAGGATGTAATGTTAGCAGCAAGCTAATGGACATGTTAAGCTTTTAGCAAGGAGGACATTAAATATTGGTCTAAGGTAATAACTGAATTTATCTGCATGTACTGTAAGATGATTCCACTAACTTTATTAAAATGACCAATCAGAAAACAGATTGTAGGTTGTCTAGTACAAAAACTCGGGTCCACATCACTTTCACTCCACACTCACCATCAGGCTGGAAGGAGTAGAGGTCAGTCCTGCTCAGCGACATGCCGAACAGCGGGTTTGACTGGGTGCAGGAGAGCTTGTTGCTGGGATAGTCCACTGAGGTCTCCATGTTTTCAGCTCCAGAACTAAATCAGCTGGCAGTCAGCAAGTCTTACCAAACAGAGCATGATGAGTGAAGTCCACTCCTGTCTGAGAGCACACAATCTTCTAGTAGAAGGAGAAGGAAGTGGATCTGGGCTGAGGTGGTCAAAACCCAGCAGTGACACGCCCAGTGACCGGACAGCTTGTTGGTCAAAGGAGGAAGTTTGTTCTTCAAACACAAAACTAATgacttgtgtgttttcactccAGCCTTCAAGACGCTTCAAACAGAAAGTTCACAATGATTCAAACGTCATTTCTGTCGTCCACTAGAGGATGGTAGAGAACCTTACTGGTGATAATCAAGAATGCAGGAAGACCACGTCCATTGATTTGCTGTCCTCTCCACGCTGTGGAGTTCCAGACCTTTGTGCAATGGAACACAGATTCAGACAGTTGGTGTCTGTTCACACCTGCATCAGAACTGATCCGAGGAGTCCAAACTGCTTCCAGCTTCATTCTGATTTTCTCTTTGGTCATGACGTCTGTGCCAAAGCAGGACGACTCTAAGTCCAGAACTGTTGCTGGACCTTAACACAACGTGACATCAGAGGAGCTGCTGATGAGGCGTAACAACACCCAACTccacctgtgattggctgggcGTGACACCAGAAGAGTCGCTGATGAGGCGTTTCATCAACCGACACTCCCTTTAATTGGCTGGGCTTGGTATCTCTCACACAGCCATAGTTCTTTCAGTGAggggtgacatcatcataatAAGCCCATTAGAGACAAGCAAACGCTGGCTTTTGGGTTTCTGCAGTCCCCAGTAGGGTTCATGGAGTGACTTGACAAggtgctgccctctgctggtggtgGAGCTGGTGGACCATTGCAGACAGAGAGGTTTCCTGTTACACTGCAGCCGGTCAGCCTCACCCACAGCAGCTTTAACATCTCTGACAGTCACACACAGATCCTCACAAACCAGTATTTGATCTGGAACTGGTGGTCAGCTTCCTCCAGAACAGGACctgtgcaggaggaagaggtttcttgtttttctgtaacATGGACCTGATCCTCAGTCTGGTTTCTGCAGTTTAAACTGGAGCCGTATGGACCAACGCTGAACATCTGAGCCAAAAGGTAAAGTAtcaaacaccaaacacacaccgaGTATCAGACAATCATCAATagagttttatttatatggcaCTTAATCATCAACAGActtttcaaagtgctttaacagacacgaAAAACCCAACGGAAACCTCCAGAGTATAAgagacagcggcggggaaaaactcccttgctgaggaagaaactccaggcaggaccctggctcttttgggcggccatccgcctcgaccaaTTGGgtggaaaatgaaaggaaaataaggACAGGGTGAGAGAAAGATAGACAGTgagagagtgtcagataggccagatagagtcagtgtctttacggttatagttagacgataTGATGCAGGGGCTGAATTGGAGacgagaaagtcaggctgtgttcaccgactcctgggttgttgtcttctatACATGTTCCCTATCATTTAGTTAgttaattcaaggcacaattatagctgcatggatgactgtatggttgaaggaggaagaaaggaagcaggaccccagcatatggttaggtgaggggtgatactggtgggaggagcaggtccacagcagatggtccacagcagatgggcggatgaggggtgaacctgaaaaaacctgtgaggacatagagcacagagactccagggaagaggTTTAGTTAGTAAAGGTGTGactggagacttggagagtgatactggagaggaggaggagtaacagagagggtcagagagaaggaggaggagagaggagttcagtgtgtctggatgttgagtctccagcagtgtaggtctataagaaaaagaCTTAGCAGCCTAAGCTGCCCTAATtgcaacatttttgaaaaagaaatgttttaagtctagtcttaaataatgagagggtgtctgcctcccaaACCGAGGTAGGGAGacagacctcagcctcctgcagATAGTCTGCTCTGACTCTTTTTGTACTGCTTTGAGGTCTCAAACTTGTTTATGTCAGTCttcttaaaaattattttgcattttagaCTTTATTTTTACTGATGGTAATTTTTGTAAGCATAAATTTTATCAATGTTGTTTGATTTAAACTAATAATTCCAGCTTTACATATATTATCCTGAAAGACCACAAAGTTTATTATTTCAATTATCTTTCAGGTTCCGTTGCTTGTGGTCATTCCCCTTCAGTGCTGTTTAGTTTCTCCAGTCTGGTGTGTCATGCAGTCCCTAACGGAGGAGATCCAGAGCTTCTCTCGTATGCGACTCAGGAAGCAGTGCACCCGTGTGACATCACTGAGTGGCCGCCGCATCATTGAGACATGGAGGGGTTCTACCATCACCGTGGTTGAAGATCCCACCCCACCAGAGAAGATGGTAGGATATGTTCCTGATACTTCGTGGGACCTTCAGGTCGGCACTGTCATGCCTTATCTGCTTCTGGGTGAGCAACaagggttttattgattttattggcCAACCTGAGTGTTTGTTGCTCGTATATGGAGGAGAGGGATCTGGTTTGAAGTCCAACATTGAAAACAATCATTTCAacaaaacaagtgactcctgaAAATTGGTAGCAATGTGCTACGTCGTCCTGCATACTGCTAATAGTTATATTATTAGATAACCTCAACATGATCTGAATCAAAGAGCAAAACCATGGACATAGTCCACTTTTTCAAATGGTTTCATTTAATTCCAAATGTGTGTCATCTAAAGAAAAGTGCCCATTTGTAGAGAACTTCTCCATATTACCCAATGGGTGCCTATAGAATGTGATCAGTACTGGTTCAGACACAgcagggtgagggtagagttcaagattgtggcagggggcagagcagggagggagttgagcctcctgactgcctggtgaaagaaactgtccttgagcctgctggttttggccatctaacccaaaccctaacaccATCAGCTAACCAACCCTATTCCCATCAAGTAGCCCTCAAAAAACCCCAACTCCATCAGCTAATGCTAAACTATCATAAAAACCTAACCTAAAACCTAAACCCGATCAGTTACCCAGAACTCTAAGGAAAACCCCAtcacttaaccctaaccctattaGCTAAGTTTAGCTAAGCTAAACATAAACCCGAACAAATTGTTGACCCGGACGACATCCGAGCCAGTATgattctgtcattattgtggTCATTCATAACTGCGTAGGATGATATAGtgttaagggtcttgcctaaggaccctcactggatagtgttcGCCATAACTGGGGTTTGAAACCActccctcctgcattccagaccacaccCTCCTGCATTTGAgtaagttgactggatagtgttatTCCTGACTGGGATTCGAACCAAcgacctcctgcattcaagtcagttgactaaACCActgtactttatatatatatatatatatatgtatatcctACACATAAtccaaatataaataataattcatcaaCATAGATCAACAAGttaatgaaagaagaagaagtatgtATTCAGTCTTTTCAATAGAGGCTACAGCTCCCATGATGCCCACTGACAAACCAGGAAGTACAGCATGTAATTCAAACCAACCAACatttgtaaaactgcaaaaaccaaacaatgacAAACGAAGGGGACAGCAAAGACACAAGTCCAAGTGTTAGCTTGACGTTACACAGCTTAGCATGTTGTCAACTAGGAGTCAACACACAGCAGATAGGTGTCAACGCACGAtcgatagataggtagatagatgaTGGTAGAtagtagatagatggatagatactttattaatcccggaggaaattgctcatatccactgctcaggcattacataatgaatactggataaaaaaaagacacactgacaccaaaggacataacacaagacatacactatactagcacatgtagcattaacaggacatatactaaattatca
This window of the Antennarius striatus isolate MH-2024 chromosome 12, ASM4005453v1, whole genome shotgun sequence genome carries:
- the marco gene encoding macrophage receptor MARCO, which codes for METSVDYPSNKLSCTQSNPLFGMSLSRTDLYSFQPDDLKPAKPRRNWCVIVLVVYLILQTALNAFLFFKVFKLESSLSSPQSQKLSSDHIPLGPEHSGDALQVLVQNNSQDTRNLRGRLRDLQSQVNSLCGDEGQLERIRSDLYRLNTSTVKLDHKVTNITLQPGLPGPPGRDGPSGPPGPPGERGLQGSSSVPGPPGPKGDMGLKGEPGGPGIPGPRGPPGAPGAQGIERPAAKGEAGEPGIPGHPGEKGDMGIPGEKGSPGPVGTPGLDGQKGQPGIPGPPGPSGQPGSPGITGAQGPPGPKGDKGDAEMNVRLVPGRSRGRVEVKHDGIWGTVCDDSFDRLDGSVICKMLGFNQAAETFVADPGSGRIWLDDLKCSGTESDVFSCPHAGIGVHNCKHSEDAGVRCV